Proteins from a single region of Fundulus heteroclitus isolate FHET01 chromosome 12, MU-UCD_Fhet_4.1, whole genome shotgun sequence:
- the c12h9orf64 gene encoding queuosine salvage protein, with amino-acid sequence MEKPLLPRESGQFVAQQSRDVFIKDAGVQKAAEMLYSLRHSDVLTASGWKMANPLAPAPTSDQALNWVFVVDTMNFSFWPEKEAGQCEVTYKGTTYTGFMTLCAAITRAMEEGVPITDPKYFSQMSVEELAQVLRSDNDIVMPMIQERHQVLTESGRVLLEHGGSFRSFISQAGNDARKMVELIVEKIPSYRDEATYEGKRISFYKRAQILVADFWGVMEARGEGDIVNMDWLTMFADYRVPQALVYLGVLQYSDALMQALKNGELLPSGDPREVEIRGCSIWSVELIKERLHKLMKERDGAVCSINSAVIDFYLWPYAKQHHKEMAHIPIHHTRCIYY; translated from the exons ATGGAGAAGCCTCTCCTTCCCAGAGAGTCTGGCCAGTTCGTGGCACAGCAAAGTCGAGACGTGTTCATCAAGGACGCTGGAGTGCAGAAGGCGGCAGAGATGCTCTACAGTCTCAGACACAGTGACGTCCTGACAGCCAGTGGCTGGAAAATGGCCAATCCCCTGGCTCCAGCACCCACCTCGGATCAG GCGTTAAACTGGGTGTTTGTCGTGGACACCATGAACTTCTCCTTTTGGCCAGAGAAAGAAGCTGGCCAGTGTGAGGTGACCTATAAAGGCACCACTTACACAGGCTTCATGACCCTGTGTGCTGCCATCACCAGAGCCATGGAAGAAG GTGTACCCATCACTGATCCCAAGTATTTCTCCCAGATGAGTGTTGAGGAGTTGGCACAAGTCCTTCGATCAGACAACGACATAGTTATGCCGATGATTCAGGAACGCCACCAG gtCCTGACCGAGAGCGGCCGTGTGCTGCTGGAACACGGAGGAAGTTTCCGCAGCTTTATCAGCCAAGCCGGGAACGACGCTCGGAAGATGGTGGAGCTGATCGTGGAGAAGATTCCGTCCTACAGGGACGAGGCCACATATGAG GGCAAAAGAATCTCTTTCTACAAGCGAGCCCAGATCCTGGTGGCAGATTTCTGGGGGGTCATGGAGGCCAGAGGAGAGGGGGACATCGTCAACATGGACTGGCTCACCATGTTTGCAGACTACAGGGTTCCTCAGGCGCTTGTCTATTTAGGAGTGTTGCAGTACTCCGACGCACTGATGCAGGCCTTGAAGAACG GTGAGCTGCTGCCTTCAGGGGATCCGAGAGAGGTCGAGATACGAGGATGTTCCATTTGGTCCGTGGAGCTGATCAAGGAACGTCTGCACAAGCTGATGAAGGAGAGAGATGGAGCGGTCTGCAGCATCAACTCTGCTGTCATTGACTTCTACCTTTGGCCTTACGCTAAGCAGCATCACAAAGAGATGGCCCACATTCCCATTCACCACACGCGCTGTATTTACTACTGA
- the hnrnpk gene encoding heterogeneous nuclear ribonucleoprotein K isoform X2, which translates to MDTEIDQQEEGSFSNTETNGKRPAEDADEQKSFKRSRNSDEMVELRILLQSKNAGAVIGKGGKNIKALRSDYNASVSVPDSSGPERILSISADIETIGDILLKIIPTLEEYQQYNGNDFDCELRLLIHQSLAGSIIGVKGAKIKELRENTKTSIKLFQECCPQSTDRVVLVGGKMERVVECIKTMLELISEAPIKGRTQPYDPNFYDETYDYGGFSIMFEERGGGRRLMGGFPMRGGRSSGDRGYDRMPSSRGVRGPPPPSRRDYDDISPRRGPPPPHPSRVGRGSVRPRSMPMGHPYRGGDDRYYDSYRGSDDRSNDRRGRPDRYSDNMSGGGYDNSSSWDSYQSGGRGSYNDMGGPVITTQVTIPKDLAGSIIGKGGQRIKQIRHESGASIKIDEPLEGSEDRIITITGTQDQIQNAQYLLQNSVKQYSGHLL; encoded by the exons ATGGATACAGAAATTGATCAGCAAGAAGAGGGCTCATTCAGCAACACGGAGACGAATG GTAAACGCCCTGCTGAGGATGCAGATGAGCAGAAGTCATTCAAACGCTCCAGAAACTCCGATGAGATGGTAGAGCTTCGCATTCTCCTGCAGAGCAAA AATGCAGGAGCTGTGATTGGGAAGGGTGGAAAAAACATCAAAGCCCTTCGTTCAGAT TACAATGCCAGTGTGTCAGTCCCAGACAGCAGTGGGCCTGAGCG AATCCTGAGCATCAGCGCAGACATAGAGACTATTGGAGATATCCTACTGAAGATTATCCCTACGTTGGAGGAA TACCAGCAATACAACGGCAATGACTTTGATTGTGAGCTCCGTCTGCTGATCCATCAGAGTCTGGCCGGCTCCATCATCGGAGTGAAAGGAGCAAAGATCAAGGAGCTTCGTGAG AACACAAAGACCAGCATCAAGCTGTTTCAGGAGTGTTGTCCCCAGTCGACCGACCGTGTAGTGCTGGTTGGGGGTAAAATGGAGAGGGTGGTGGAGTGTATCAAGACCATGCTGGAGCTCATCTCTGAA GCTCCAATAAAAGGCCGAACGCAGCCCTACGACCCCAACTTCTACGATGAAACGTACGACTACGGTGGTTTCAGCATCATGTTCGAGGAGAGGGGAGGTGGCCGCAGGCTCATGGGCGGCTTCCCCATGCGCGGCGGCAGGTCCAGCGGGGATCGTGGGTATGACAGAATGCCTTCCAGCAGAGGGGTGCGCGGACCCCCGCCTCCCTCGCGCCGTGATTACGACGACATCAGCCCCCGCCGGGGTCCTCCTCCGCCCCACCCCAGCAGGGTGGGCAGGGGAAGCGTGCGTCCACGCAGCATGCCGATGGGTCACCCATACAGGGGAGG AGACGATCGTTACTATGACTCATACCGTGGCTCAGATGACCGCTCAAA TGACAGAAGAGGCAGACCGGATCGCTACAGCGATAACATG AGTGGCGGTGGATATG ATAACAGTTCCTCCTGGGATAGCTACCAGTCAG GTGGACGGGGCTCCTACAACGACATGGGCGGTCCTGTCATCACCACACAAGTGACGATCCCTAAAGAC CTGGCCGGATCCATCATCGGTAAGGGAGGCCAGAGGATCAAACAGATTCGCCACGAGTCTGGGGCCTCCATCAAGATCGATGAGCCTTTGGAGGGTTCAGAGGATCGCATCATTACCATCACTGGTACCCAAGACCAGATCCAGAATGCCCAGTACCTCCTACAGAACAG TGTGAAGCAGTACTCTGGTCATTTGCTGTAG
- the hnrnpk gene encoding heterogeneous nuclear ribonucleoprotein K isoform X4, whose amino-acid sequence MDTEIDQQEEGSFSNTETNGKRPAEDADEQKSFKRSRNSDEMVELRILLQSKNAGAVIGKGGKNIKALRSDYNASVSVPDSSGPERILSISADIETIGDILLKIIPTLEEYQQYNGNDFDCELRLLIHQSLAGSIIGVKGAKIKELRENTKTSIKLFQECCPQSTDRVVLVGGKMERVVECIKTMLELISEAPIKGRTQPYDPNFYDETYDYGGFSIMFEERGGGRRLMGGFPMRGGRSSGDRGYDRMPSSRGVRGPPPPSRRDYDDISPRRGPPPPHPSRVGRGSVRPRSMPMGHPYRGGDDRYYDSYRGSDDRSNDRRGRPDRYSDNMSGGGYGGRGSYNDMGGPVITTQVTIPKDLAGSIIGKGGQRIKQIRHESGASIKIDEPLEGSEDRIITITGTQDQIQNAQYLLQNSVKQYSGHLL is encoded by the exons ATGGATACAGAAATTGATCAGCAAGAAGAGGGCTCATTCAGCAACACGGAGACGAATG GTAAACGCCCTGCTGAGGATGCAGATGAGCAGAAGTCATTCAAACGCTCCAGAAACTCCGATGAGATGGTAGAGCTTCGCATTCTCCTGCAGAGCAAA AATGCAGGAGCTGTGATTGGGAAGGGTGGAAAAAACATCAAAGCCCTTCGTTCAGAT TACAATGCCAGTGTGTCAGTCCCAGACAGCAGTGGGCCTGAGCG AATCCTGAGCATCAGCGCAGACATAGAGACTATTGGAGATATCCTACTGAAGATTATCCCTACGTTGGAGGAA TACCAGCAATACAACGGCAATGACTTTGATTGTGAGCTCCGTCTGCTGATCCATCAGAGTCTGGCCGGCTCCATCATCGGAGTGAAAGGAGCAAAGATCAAGGAGCTTCGTGAG AACACAAAGACCAGCATCAAGCTGTTTCAGGAGTGTTGTCCCCAGTCGACCGACCGTGTAGTGCTGGTTGGGGGTAAAATGGAGAGGGTGGTGGAGTGTATCAAGACCATGCTGGAGCTCATCTCTGAA GCTCCAATAAAAGGCCGAACGCAGCCCTACGACCCCAACTTCTACGATGAAACGTACGACTACGGTGGTTTCAGCATCATGTTCGAGGAGAGGGGAGGTGGCCGCAGGCTCATGGGCGGCTTCCCCATGCGCGGCGGCAGGTCCAGCGGGGATCGTGGGTATGACAGAATGCCTTCCAGCAGAGGGGTGCGCGGACCCCCGCCTCCCTCGCGCCGTGATTACGACGACATCAGCCCCCGCCGGGGTCCTCCTCCGCCCCACCCCAGCAGGGTGGGCAGGGGAAGCGTGCGTCCACGCAGCATGCCGATGGGTCACCCATACAGGGGAGG AGACGATCGTTACTATGACTCATACCGTGGCTCAGATGACCGCTCAAA TGACAGAAGAGGCAGACCGGATCGCTACAGCGATAACATG AGTGGCGGTGGATATG GTGGACGGGGCTCCTACAACGACATGGGCGGTCCTGTCATCACCACACAAGTGACGATCCCTAAAGAC CTGGCCGGATCCATCATCGGTAAGGGAGGCCAGAGGATCAAACAGATTCGCCACGAGTCTGGGGCCTCCATCAAGATCGATGAGCCTTTGGAGGGTTCAGAGGATCGCATCATTACCATCACTGGTACCCAAGACCAGATCCAGAATGCCCAGTACCTCCTACAGAACAG TGTGAAGCAGTACTCTGGTCATTTGCTGTAG
- the hnrnpk gene encoding heterogeneous nuclear ribonucleoprotein K isoform X1: MDTEIDQQEEGSFSNTETNGKRPAEDADEQKSFKRSRNSDEMVELRILLQSKNAGAVIGKGGKNIKALRSDYNASVSVPDSSGPERILSISADIETIGDILLKIIPTLEEYQQYNGNDFDCELRLLIHQSLAGSIIGVKGAKIKELRENTKTSIKLFQECCPQSTDRVVLVGGKMERVVECIKTMLELISEAPIKGRTQPYDPNFYDETYDYGGFSIMFEERGGGRRLMGGFPMRGGRSSGDRGYDRMPSSRGVRGPPPPSRRDYDDISPRRGPPPPHPSRVGRGSVRPRSMPMGHPYRGGRDDRYYDSYRGSDDRSNDRRGRPDRYSDNMSGGGYDNSSSWDSYQSGGRGSYNDMGGPVITTQVTIPKDLAGSIIGKGGQRIKQIRHESGASIKIDEPLEGSEDRIITITGTQDQIQNAQYLLQNSVKQYSGHLL, encoded by the exons ATGGATACAGAAATTGATCAGCAAGAAGAGGGCTCATTCAGCAACACGGAGACGAATG GTAAACGCCCTGCTGAGGATGCAGATGAGCAGAAGTCATTCAAACGCTCCAGAAACTCCGATGAGATGGTAGAGCTTCGCATTCTCCTGCAGAGCAAA AATGCAGGAGCTGTGATTGGGAAGGGTGGAAAAAACATCAAAGCCCTTCGTTCAGAT TACAATGCCAGTGTGTCAGTCCCAGACAGCAGTGGGCCTGAGCG AATCCTGAGCATCAGCGCAGACATAGAGACTATTGGAGATATCCTACTGAAGATTATCCCTACGTTGGAGGAA TACCAGCAATACAACGGCAATGACTTTGATTGTGAGCTCCGTCTGCTGATCCATCAGAGTCTGGCCGGCTCCATCATCGGAGTGAAAGGAGCAAAGATCAAGGAGCTTCGTGAG AACACAAAGACCAGCATCAAGCTGTTTCAGGAGTGTTGTCCCCAGTCGACCGACCGTGTAGTGCTGGTTGGGGGTAAAATGGAGAGGGTGGTGGAGTGTATCAAGACCATGCTGGAGCTCATCTCTGAA GCTCCAATAAAAGGCCGAACGCAGCCCTACGACCCCAACTTCTACGATGAAACGTACGACTACGGTGGTTTCAGCATCATGTTCGAGGAGAGGGGAGGTGGCCGCAGGCTCATGGGCGGCTTCCCCATGCGCGGCGGCAGGTCCAGCGGGGATCGTGGGTATGACAGAATGCCTTCCAGCAGAGGGGTGCGCGGACCCCCGCCTCCCTCGCGCCGTGATTACGACGACATCAGCCCCCGCCGGGGTCCTCCTCCGCCCCACCCCAGCAGGGTGGGCAGGGGAAGCGTGCGTCCACGCAGCATGCCGATGGGTCACCCATACAGGGGAGG CAGAGACGATCGTTACTATGACTCATACCGTGGCTCAGATGACCGCTCAAA TGACAGAAGAGGCAGACCGGATCGCTACAGCGATAACATG AGTGGCGGTGGATATG ATAACAGTTCCTCCTGGGATAGCTACCAGTCAG GTGGACGGGGCTCCTACAACGACATGGGCGGTCCTGTCATCACCACACAAGTGACGATCCCTAAAGAC CTGGCCGGATCCATCATCGGTAAGGGAGGCCAGAGGATCAAACAGATTCGCCACGAGTCTGGGGCCTCCATCAAGATCGATGAGCCTTTGGAGGGTTCAGAGGATCGCATCATTACCATCACTGGTACCCAAGACCAGATCCAGAATGCCCAGTACCTCCTACAGAACAG TGTGAAGCAGTACTCTGGTCATTTGCTGTAG
- the hnrnpk gene encoding heterogeneous nuclear ribonucleoprotein K isoform X3, with protein MDTEIDQQEEGSFSNTETNGKRPAEDADEQKSFKRSRNSDEMVELRILLQSKNAGAVIGKGGKNIKALRSDYNASVSVPDSSGPERILSISADIETIGDILLKIIPTLEEYQQYNGNDFDCELRLLIHQSLAGSIIGVKGAKIKELRENTKTSIKLFQECCPQSTDRVVLVGGKMERVVECIKTMLELISEAPIKGRTQPYDPNFYDETYDYGGFSIMFEERGGGRRLMGGFPMRGGRSSGDRGYDRMPSSRGVRGPPPPSRRDYDDISPRRGPPPPHPSRVGRGSVRPRSMPMGHPYRGGRDDRYYDSYRGSDDRSNDRRGRPDRYSDNMSGGGYGGRGSYNDMGGPVITTQVTIPKDLAGSIIGKGGQRIKQIRHESGASIKIDEPLEGSEDRIITITGTQDQIQNAQYLLQNSVKQYSGHLL; from the exons ATGGATACAGAAATTGATCAGCAAGAAGAGGGCTCATTCAGCAACACGGAGACGAATG GTAAACGCCCTGCTGAGGATGCAGATGAGCAGAAGTCATTCAAACGCTCCAGAAACTCCGATGAGATGGTAGAGCTTCGCATTCTCCTGCAGAGCAAA AATGCAGGAGCTGTGATTGGGAAGGGTGGAAAAAACATCAAAGCCCTTCGTTCAGAT TACAATGCCAGTGTGTCAGTCCCAGACAGCAGTGGGCCTGAGCG AATCCTGAGCATCAGCGCAGACATAGAGACTATTGGAGATATCCTACTGAAGATTATCCCTACGTTGGAGGAA TACCAGCAATACAACGGCAATGACTTTGATTGTGAGCTCCGTCTGCTGATCCATCAGAGTCTGGCCGGCTCCATCATCGGAGTGAAAGGAGCAAAGATCAAGGAGCTTCGTGAG AACACAAAGACCAGCATCAAGCTGTTTCAGGAGTGTTGTCCCCAGTCGACCGACCGTGTAGTGCTGGTTGGGGGTAAAATGGAGAGGGTGGTGGAGTGTATCAAGACCATGCTGGAGCTCATCTCTGAA GCTCCAATAAAAGGCCGAACGCAGCCCTACGACCCCAACTTCTACGATGAAACGTACGACTACGGTGGTTTCAGCATCATGTTCGAGGAGAGGGGAGGTGGCCGCAGGCTCATGGGCGGCTTCCCCATGCGCGGCGGCAGGTCCAGCGGGGATCGTGGGTATGACAGAATGCCTTCCAGCAGAGGGGTGCGCGGACCCCCGCCTCCCTCGCGCCGTGATTACGACGACATCAGCCCCCGCCGGGGTCCTCCTCCGCCCCACCCCAGCAGGGTGGGCAGGGGAAGCGTGCGTCCACGCAGCATGCCGATGGGTCACCCATACAGGGGAGG CAGAGACGATCGTTACTATGACTCATACCGTGGCTCAGATGACCGCTCAAA TGACAGAAGAGGCAGACCGGATCGCTACAGCGATAACATG AGTGGCGGTGGATATG GTGGACGGGGCTCCTACAACGACATGGGCGGTCCTGTCATCACCACACAAGTGACGATCCCTAAAGAC CTGGCCGGATCCATCATCGGTAAGGGAGGCCAGAGGATCAAACAGATTCGCCACGAGTCTGGGGCCTCCATCAAGATCGATGAGCCTTTGGAGGGTTCAGAGGATCGCATCATTACCATCACTGGTACCCAAGACCAGATCCAGAATGCCCAGTACCTCCTACAGAACAG TGTGAAGCAGTACTCTGGTCATTTGCTGTAG
- the LOC105921364 gene encoding kinesin-like protein KIF27, producing the protein MSEVCVRVAVRIRPLLRRELLHRHQVCVRVAPPGSGQVLLGPDRLFSFDHAFGPTAGQDEVYESCVQPLVESLLDGYNATVFCYGQTGSGKTYTLGGGSQDEGGIIDRVAQDVFLLLAERKSDGSVEATVRVSYMELYREELRDLLDMNTDYKELHIREDEKGNTVVVGAREMVVASAEELLGAVEMGNALRHTGATGMNEHSSRSHVILTLQISVRSLKSARSSKLCLVDLAGSERAGKTGNAGAQLKESALINTGLLALGNVIRALSDRGAHVPYRDAKITRLLRDSLGGNAHTVMVACVSPSHHFVAETLNVLQFASKARHVRNCPGPAPLLANVKSEPDSWQPAMARLGELEYEVQTLRELLKQKEKDAEETGREKTGPGGGEGGGVTQPGQIRVPDPDKRPNQDSAVQYLFLTKEAAALLADISEASLSDSFRQRLREWQERLAAVSQSHQTDIIDGSEGAGDQPFHGSALKLREELHKCQEALKEKEQILTQKDEELRQIQKEVQELLDEKRTQRLALEEEKERSGLQKEQLVNQQIVIDRLRSNLLAVHETTPGATGEARPSGYLCQRAHSVPLIRPSSLQRPSRKIHSSPPACSLERVMAAFKMRGHLLLAGIEEKDEVYSPFITQQQESKETSLKISGEEEEEEEMEVERDVCRDEFRHSLNRTWTSWEKKLLLEPKSAGVETCNGNTAVHESDQVKENLTKTVRRASNAERRIHELTVNMRMKEELIKELDRTERETRALERDDRGVGNALGRLSMQSQSIRAEVYHSLQNMRQERAKLQSGLREMDESADINRALHQTRDSAVPEGFPWEASNRMLRGRSWLEKEEERVIQTRAELRELEEELKRKEEVLQHREACLQQKTKLEIKMLQSSQALSRDLMRVSVQLESVEEQLQSERSVRKTKGVTVGELEKERDMLRMKRDTLEAQLRNNRGLTVEEEHSLLQLQEAVEALDAALEFKNNSIQDRQKHLSVTHQPLRESAGAEPARHGDITRKLKKLSLPEAVELLIKYFNKVVCLREAERRLRLRCEELELHAGEQEAALRKMEAAIQRLALESDRRLTQQHRAHQNNIQLLLQELKEGVSGDAQQSVQDRVQHLEKELFFYKNSSRQLKKKLKELLSDAPSADDRSTHAPESRPVREDNPKAYCEEAGKTTHISTTYTKIYTEQTDGKPLTASPAAVQALSKTKASEQRKGLAHGRSTRGQPEESLEITPVRLRRRELREIPAAELQLLGSTTRRHQSAVYSSSESMMEDSIEVPRNK; encoded by the exons ATGAGTGAGGTCTGTGTGCGGGTGGCGGTCCGGATCCGTCCCCTGCTCCGCAGAGAGCTCCTCCACCGCCACCAGGTGTGTGTCCGGGTGGCGCCGCCGGGCTCCGGCCAGGTGTTGCTCGGCCCGGACCGCCTCTTCTCCTTCGACCACGCGTTCGGACCGACAGCCGGCCAGGATGAGGTGTACGAGTCCTGCGTCCAGCCCCTGGTGGAGTCCCTGCTCGACGGATACAACGCAACCGTGTTTTGTTACGGACAGACTGGGTCTGGCAAGACGTACACACTGGGAGGGGGGAGCCAAG ATGAAGGAGGAATCATTGACCGAGTAGCCCAGgatgtgtttttgttgctgGCGGAGCGGAAGAGCGATGGCAGCGTCGAGGCCACGGTGCGGGTCTCATACATGGAGCTGTACAGAGAGGAACTACGGGACTTGTTGGACATGAACACCGATTATAAAGAGCTTCACATCAGAGAGGATGAAAAGGGGAAcacag TTGTGGTCGGTGCCAGAGAGATGGTTGTCGCCTCAGCCGAGGAGCTGCTCGGCGCCGTGGAGATGGGAAACGCCCTGCGTCACACCGGCGCCACGGGGATGAACGAGCACTCCAGTCGGTCTCACGTCATCCTCACCCTTCAGATCAGCGTCCGTTCCCTGAAGTCTGCGCGGTCGTCCAAACTCTGCCTGGTGGACCTGGCGGGCTCGGAACGGGCCGGCAAAACCGGGAACGCCGGAGCGCAATTGAAGGAGTCGGCGCTCATCAACACAGGCCTGCTGGCTCTGGGCAATGTCATCCGCGCCCTCTCCGACCGCGGGGCGCACGTGCCGTACCGCGACGCCAAGATCACTCGCCTCCTCCGGGACTCGCTGGGAGGCAACGCCCACACGGTGATGGTGGCCTGCGTGAGTCCGTCCCACCACTTCGTCGCCGAGACGCTGAATGTCCTCCAGTTCGCCTCCAAGGCGCGTCACGTCCGCAACTGCCCGGGACCGGCGCCCCTTCTGGCAAACGTCAAATCAGAGCCCGACTCCTGGCAGCCCGCCATGGCTCGGCTCGGGGAGCTGGAGTACGAAGTTCAGACGCTGAGAGAGCTTCTGAAACAGAAGGAGAAGGACGCGGAGGAGACGGGAAGGGAGAAAACGGGGCCTGGAGGTGGAGAGGGGGGAGGCGTCACGCAGCCCGGGCAGATCAGGGTACCTGACCCGGATAAGAGGCCGAACCAAGACTCCGCTGTGCAGTATCTCTTCCTGACAAAGGAGGCTGCCGCTTTGCTTGCAGATATCTCCGAAGCATCTCTGAGTGATTCGTTCAGGCAGAGACTGCGAGAGTGGCAGGAGAGACTGGCAGCCGTCAGCCAGTCGCATCAGACAGACATTATAGACGGTTCAGAGGGGGCTGGAGACCAACCCTTCCATGGAAGCGCTTTAAAACTCAGAGAAGAACTCCACAAGTGTCAG GAAGCTctcaaagaaaaagaacagattTTGACGCAAAAAGACGAAGAACTGAGACAGATTCAAAAAGAAGTTCAGGAACTGCTTGACGAGAAAAGAACCCAACGTTTAGCTTTGGAGGAGGAAAAGGAACGTTCTGGGCTGCAG AAAGAGCAGCTGGTGAATCAGCAGATTGTGATTGATCGCCTTCGCAGCAACCTCCTGGCTGTTCACGAGACCACGCCAGGGGCAACCGGAGAGGCAAGGCCTTCTGGGTACTTATGCCAGAGAGCCCACAGTGTCCCTCTGATCAGACCCAGCTCTCTACAGAGGCCGTCCAGGAAG ATTCACTCCAGTCCGCCAGCCTGTTCGCTGGAGAGGGTGATGGCGGCTTTTAAGATGCGTGGTCACCTCCTGCTGGCTGGGATTGAGGAAAAAGATGAAGTCTACTCTCCGTTCATTACACAACAGCAGGAAAGCAAAGAAACAAGTCTGAAAATTTCtggggaggaggaagaagaggaggagatggAAGTGGAGAGAGACGTGTGCAGAGACGAATTTAG GCATTCTTTAAATCGGACATGGACAAGCTGGGAAAAGAAACTACTGCTGGAACCCAAAAGTGCTGGAGTGGAAACTTGTAATGGAAACACAGCAGTACACGAGTCGGATCAGGTCAAAG AAAACCTCACGAAGACGGTAAGACGAGCCAGCAATGCTGAAAGAAGAATCCATGAACTGACAGTCAACATGCGCATGAAGGAGGAACTCATCAAAGAACTCGACAGAACTG AAAGGGAAACCAGAGCCCTGGAGAGAGATGACAGAGGAGTCGGGAACGCGTTGGGAAGACTCTCCATGCAGAGCCAGAGCATCCGGGCTGAGGTGTACCACAGTCTGCAGAACATGAGACAGGAGAGAGCGAAGCTGCAGAGCGGCCTCAGGGAGATGGACGAGAGCGCCGACATAAACAGAGCACTCCATCAAACGAGG GATTCAGCTGTCCCTGAAGGCTTTCCCTGGGAAGCGTCAAACAGAATG CTGCGCGGCAGAAGTTGGCTCGAGAAAGAGGAGGAACGGGTCATTCAGACGAGAGCCGAGCTGCGGGAGCTGGAAGAAGAGCTGAAGCGAAAGGAGGAGGTCCTGCAGCACAGAGAGGCCTGTTTGCAACAGAAAACCAAACTGGAGATCAAGATGCTGCAGTCCAGCCAG GCTTTGAGTCGGGACTTGATGCGCGTGTCCGTTCAGTTGGAGTCTGTCGAAGAGCAGCTGCAGAGCGAGCGCAGCGTAAGAAAGACCAAAGGAGTTACAGTGGGGGAGCTGGAGAAAGAGAGGGACATGCTTAGGATGAAAAGAGACACCCTGGAAGCCCAGCTGAGGAACAACAGGGGGCTGACTGTGGAG GAGGAGCATtccctcctccagctgcaggaAGCTGTCGAGGCTCTGGATGCAGCTCTGGAGTTTAAGAACAACTCCATCCAGGACCGGCAGAAGCACTTGTCGGTCACACACCAGCCTCTGCGGGAGTCGGCGGGCGCTGAACCCGCCCGACACGGCGACATCACCAGGAAGCTGAAGAAGCTCTCGTTACCCGAGGCCGTGGAGCTGCTGATCAAATATTTCAACAAG GTCGTTTGTCTTCGAGAGGCAGAGCGCCGTTTACGTTTGCGATGCGAGGAGCTGGAGCTTCACGCCGGAGAGCAGGAGGCGGCACTGAGGAAGATGGAGGCGGCCATCCAGCGTTTGGCGCTGGAATCAGACCGCAGGCTCACCCAGCAACACAGAGCCCACCAAAACAACATCCAGCTGCTGCTACAGGAACTTAAAG AGGGGGTATCAGGAGACGCCCAGCAGTCGGTACAGGATAGAGTCCAGCATCTGGAGAAAGAGCTGTTTTTCTACAAAAACTCCAGTCGGCAGCTGAAAAAGAAGCTCAAAGAACTTCTCAGTGACGCTCCCTCCGCCGACGATCGGTCCACACACGCACCAGAGAGCAGACCTGTCAGGGAGGATAACCCAAAAGCATATTGCGAAGAGGCAGGAAAGACGACACACATTTCAACCACATACACAAAAATATATACCGAGCAAACGGATGGAAAACCACTCACCGCATCGCCTGCTGCCGTCCAAGCACTCTCGAAGACAAAAGCCTCCGAACAGAGAAAAGGACTCGCACACGGAAGGAGTACGAGAGGTCAACCTGAGGAGAGTTTAGAGATCACCCCTGTCAGGCTGCGTCGAAGAGAGCTGAGAGAGATTCCTGCAGCTGAACTGCAGCTCCTTGGTTCTACCACTAGGAGGCACCAGTCTGCTGTTTATTCAAGCTCCGAGTCAATGATGGAGGACTCCATTGAAGTGCCCAGAAACAAGTGA